A part of Bacillus rossius redtenbacheri isolate Brsri chromosome 1, Brsri_v3, whole genome shotgun sequence genomic DNA contains:
- the LOC134541050 gene encoding uncharacterized protein LOC134541050: MAEGQSALVRIRLAEGRIKRAFDLAQMVPSDSSKINLFRATARDLHCVRERFETDFVIVETTATTEDGFDAEAHTAHLADFEEKYFEVMSTLEAIEEVKVVSPGTPTTQVSKSRVALPKISLPKFDGSPQQWANFSNLFVTLVANNADISSVEKLAYLKTALNGEPLGMVQSLPISEANYEVAWKLLVGRYENKRLIVSVHVEALLKAPMAASDSPKALRNLLTIVNENLLALRALDVPVDQWDLILLPILCKRLDSVLQTQWELTQTDALPTVKNLLSFIETHCRAQETVTASRSHVPGAGPTQSRNQMPSWRQARQSVKSLVSSPQSCCVCNSTHVVFKCPKFIKSSPKDRYKIAKEHKLCLNCLSPSHASKDCSSSSCRYCGSRHHSLLHFEQQTAINPGPGKDASTTLIEPNPATVAVAAALPSEARTVLLSTAQVHVFDSSGTPMVVRALLDTASQASFVTESCLQRLRLTRRRSHLPVQGLANTSVNVAKSCASIVMAPVGSTSPQFAVDVFVISRITSNLPSAKLSARVRGAVAHLKLADPAFDTPGPVDLLIGAELVPRLLTGAKIDGSPVALDSVLGWILMGQVDTQVPSLTATSLCISLLTSHPPLDEVVKRFWELEEFPATTHKSPEDVKCEEWFSKTHLRSGDGRYSVSLPFRQPLLKLGASRPQALNRFLRLENRLKSDPKLKAMYSEFMSDYVASGHMEEVTESQIPSASYYIPHHCVVKPESSTTKLRVVFDASAKSSSGVSLNDALFTGTRLQRDIVDLLLSFRLHVVVFTGDIKQMYRQIGVHTHQDYQHIVWRFNDAEPVKDYRLKTVTYGVSAAPFLALRTLQQLAQDETEHFPTASQVLLTDVYVDDVVTGSNSVDSALAIQRELITLLGKGGFKLRKFMSNHQALLDWLPVEDIEIPQPFSLDSDDCVIKVLGLQWNPVSDTYSYKIQPSSGNATKRTILSNLARIFDPLGWLTPLSMFAKHLIQVLWARNLGWDTEPPDDILSNWKNFNTQLSQLSSVTIPRLIRGQAGGSYQLHGFSDSSEIGYAAVVYLRIDNPDGTVLVHLLIAKSKVAPLKVQSLPRLELCGALLLARLLHHVIDAYGATLHFSSVTAWTDSQVTLAWINSSPHELKTFVANRVSHIQELTRPEWWKHVRSEHNPADCGSRGLLPAQIVSHPLWWSGPSWLKKAEDQWPEGIPCIKASDVILLERKVVALGTFISPGDLDTLLERFSRLTRLLRVTACLFRFINNCRHPLEGRAIEELSSKDLNTALEFWIRYVQSMCYRSDLIALKKDQITSPQLRRLLPFIDSKGVIRVGGRLSHSDLPFEQKHPALLPKSNPLTRLIIGHYHEVNQHPGIQALQAILREKFWIMGDKRAITNLVHRCVRCFRASPSSVAPLMGNLPAMRVQQVKPFSRSGVDYAGPFLIKMARLRKAAVLKAYLCVFVCCATKAVHIELASDLSTDVFLAAYKRFIARRGRSSDIYSDCGTNFVGARNQLSELQQLLTSSSHQTTVASSLAHLGVTWHFNPPAAPHFGGLWEAGVKSFKSHLRRVIGEQILTYEELNTVLAQVEAVLNSRPLCPLSADPKDFTPLTPGHFLTLEPLVTIPEPDLRQVKMNCLHRWQLVSRLHQDFWHRWHRDYLHTLQQRSKWQKRASGLAPNQMVLVKEDRLPPLQWPLGRIVDLHHGTDGVARVATVRTVTGTVKRPAVKLCPLPCDC, from the coding sequence ATGGCTGAAGGGCAGTCGGCGCTGGTGCGCATCCGTCTTGCTGAAGGTCGTATTAAGCGAGCCTTTGATCTCGCGCAGATGGTTCCCAGTGATagctcaaaaataaatttgtttcgcgCCACAGCGCGCGACCTTCACTGCGTCCGAGAAAGGTTCGAAACGGACTTCGTCATCGTTGAAACAACCGCAACGACCGAAGATGGATTCGATGCTGAGGCGCACACCGCACACTTGGCTgactttgaagaaaaatatttcgaagTGATGTCAACATTGGAAGCCATTGAGGAGGTCAAGGTAGTATCACCAGGCACACCCACTACTCAGGTGAGCAAATCTCGTGTGGCTCTTCCAAAAATCTCTCTTCCCAAGTTTGATGGGAGCCCTCAGCAGTGGGCTAATTTCTCTAATTTATTTGTCACCCTGGTAGCCAACAATGCTGATATATCATCAGTGGAAAAACTGGCCTACCTCAAGACCGCCCTTAATGGGGAACCACTTGGAATGGTGCAATCTCTGCCGATCTCTGAAGCGAATTACGAGGTCGCGTGGAAGCTTCTTGTTGGCCGCTACGAGAATAAGAGGCTAATTGTCTCAGTCCATGTAGAGGCCCTCTTGAAGGCCCCAATGGCTGCGTCTGACTCACCCAAGGCTCTGCGCAATTTGTTAACCATTGTAAACGAGAACCTCTTGGCCCTTAGGGCACTGGATGTCCCTGTAGACCAATGGGACTTGATTTTGCTCCCTATTTTGTGCAAGCGGTTAGACTCTGTCCTTCAAACACAGTGGGAGCTTACTCAAACCGATGCCCTTCCAACTGTAAAAAACCTTTTGTCCTTTATCGAAACCCATTGTCGGGCCCAGGAAACTGTGACAGCTTCTCGGTCACATGTTCCAGGTGCAGGACCTACACAGTCAAGGAACCAAATGCCAAGCTGGAGACAGGCTCGTCAATCTGTGAAAAGTTTGGTCAGCTCTCCACAATCATGTTGCGTTTGTAACAGTACCCATGTTGTTTTTAAGTGCCCTAAATTCATCAAGAGTAGTCCCAAGGACAGATATAAGATAGCTAAGGagcacaaattatgcctgaattGCTTGTCACCATCTCACGCATCCAAGGATTGTTCATCATCATCGTGTCGTTATTGTGGATCCAGGCATCATTCTCTGTTGCACTTCGAGCAACAGACAGCCATCAACCCTGGTCCGGGCAAGGATGCTTCAACCACACTCATTGAACCAAACCCTGCAACTGTTGCAGTTGCTGCCGCTCTACCAAGTGAAGCAAGAACAGTGTTATTATCAACAGCACAGGTACACGTGTTTGATTCAAGTGGAACTCCAATGGTCGTGAGGGCTCTGTTGGATACTGCCAGCCAAGCTAGCTTCGTCACAGAGAGCTGTCTGCAAAGATTGAGGCTTACTCGTAGAAGATCTCATCTACCAGTACAAGGTTTAGCTAACACTTCAGTGAATGTGGCCAAGTCATGCGCCTCCATTGTTATGGCACCAGTTGGTAGCACGAGCCCCCAGTTTGCAgtagatgtatttgtaatttcgaGAATCACCTCCAATTTGCCAAGTGCCAAGCTGAGCGCCAGGGTCCGTGGTGCAGTGGCACATTTGAAACTTGCCGACCCTGCATTTGACACCCCTGGTCCTGTTGATCTGTTAATTGGTGCAGAGTTAGTTCCTAGACTCCTTACTGGGGCCAAAATTGACGGTTCACCCGTAGCTCTGGACTCTGTGCTTGGGTGGATACTGATGGGACAGGTGGACACACAAGTCCCATCATTGACTGCAACATCTTTGTGTATCTCTCTTCTCACTTCACACCCTCCTTTGGATGAGGTAGTAAAAAGGTTCTGGGAATTAGAGGAGTTTCCTGCGACAACACACAAGTCTCCTGAAGATGTCAAATGTGAGGAATGGTTCAGTAAAACTCATCTGAGGTCTGGAGATGGGCGTTACAGTGTATCACTGCCCTTTCGGCAACCTCTTCTGAAATTGGGTGCGTCAAGGCCGCAGGCTCTTAAcagatttcttcgtcttgaaaatcgtCTCAAGTCTGATCCCAAATTGAAGGCCATGTATTCAGAGTTTATGAGTGATTATGTAGCTAGTGGTCACATGGAAGAAGTAACAGAGTCACAGATTCCTTCAGCGTCGTATTATATTCCCCATCACTGTGTGGTTAAACCTGAAAGTTCAACTACAAAACTGAGGGTGGTTTTTGATGCATCCGCCAAGAGCTCTTCAGGTGTTTCGCTGAACGATGCGCTCTTTACTGGCACCCGGCTTCAACGGGACATAGTTGACCTATTGTTGAGTTTTCGTCTGCATGTAGTAGTCTTCACTGGTGACATCAAACAGATGTACAGACAGATAGGTGTACACACTCATCAGGATTATCAGCACATTGTTTGGAGGTTTAATGATGCTGAACCTGTGAAGGATTATCGTCTCAAGACTGTAACCTATGGTGTCTCTGCAGCACCGTTTCTCGCATTACGTACACTTCAACAATTGGCACAGGATGAAACCGAGCACTTCCCAACTGCATCACAGGTCTTACTTACAGATGTCTACGTTGACGATGTTGTCACTGGATCTAATTCGGTTGATTCTGCCTTGGCCATTCAGAGGGAGCTTATAACACTCCTAGGAAAAGGAGGCTTCAAGCTGCGCAAATTTATGAGCAACCACCAAGCTCTTCTGGATTGGTTGCCAGTGGAGGATATTGAGATCCCACAACCATTTTCATTGGATTCGGACGATTGTGTCATTAAGGTCTTGGGTCTGCAATGGAATCCTGTGTCGGACACATATTCCTACAAGATACAGCCTAGTTCTGGCAATGCCACAAAAAGGACAATCCTGTCAAATCTGGCTAGGATTTTTGATCCTCTTGGGTGGCTCACCCCACTGAGTATGTTTGCAAAGCACCTGATCCAAGTCTTGTGGGCACGGAACCTGGGCTGGGATACTGAACCACCGGATGACATCCTAAGCAACTGGAAGAACTTCAACACTCAGCTGTCACAACTGTCATCAGTTACCATTCCCCGACTGATTCGAGGACAGGCAGGAGGTTCCTACCAGTTGCATGGATTTTCGGACAGCTCCGAAATTGGTTACGCAGCAGTTGTGTACTTGCGCATTGACAACCCTGATGGTACAGTTCTGGTACACTTGCTGATTGCCAAGTCGAAGGTAGCGCCACTCAAGGTTCAGTCGCTGCCTCGCTTAGAACTATGTGGGGCCCTTTTGTTGGCTCGCCTGCTTCACCATGTCATTGATGCCTATGGAGCGACACTGCACTTCAGTTCGGTTACTGCCTGGACTGATTCACAGGTAACTCTTGCCTGGATAAACTCTTCTCCACATGAGTTAAAGACCTTTGTGGCAAACCGGGTTAGTCACATTCAAGAGCTAACTCGTCCAGAATGGTGGAAGCATGTTCGTTCTGAACATAACCCGGCAGACTGTGGATCCCGTGGGCTTCTGCCAGCACAAATTGTATCTCATCCTCTGTGGTGGTCTGGCCCTTCATGGCTGAAGAAGGCTGAGGACCAGTGGCCTGAAGGTATTCCGTGCATTAAGGCTTCTGACGTAATCCTGCTTGAAAGGAAGGTAGTGGCATTGGGAACTTTTATCTCCCCTGGGGACTTGGACACATTATTGGAACGTTTCAGTCGGTTGACAAGGCTGTTGCGTGTTACTGCCTGCTTGTTCAGATTTATCAACAATTGTCGTCATCCACTGGAAGGACGGGCCATAGAAGAGCTGTCATCGAAGGATCTAAACACTGCCCTAGAGTTCTGGATACGTTATGTTCAGTCCATGTGCTATCGAAGTGATTTAATTGCCTtgaagaaggatcaaatcacctCCCCACAACTTCGTAGATTGCTACCGTTCATTGACTCCAAGGGAGTGATTAGGGTGGGCGGCAGACTGTCTCATTCGGATCTGCCCTTTGAGCAGAAGCACCCAGCCCTTCTTCCTAAATCGAATCCCCTGACAAGACTGATCATAGGTCATTACCATGAAGTTAATCAACATCCGGGAATACAAGCACTCCAGGCCATTCTCAGGGAGAAGTTCTGGATTATGGGGGACAAGCGTGCAATCACCAACCTTGTGCACCGCTGTGTGCGTTGTTTTCGTGCATCTCCATCATCAGTTGCTCCGCTGATGGGAAACCTTCCAGCTATGCGGGTTCAGCAGGTAAAACCGTTCTCAAGGTCGGGGGTTGATTACGCTGGTCCATTCTTGATTAAGATGGCCCGTCTTCGCAAGGCTGCTGTGCTGAAAGCATATCTATGCGTGTTTGTCTGTTGCGCAACAAAGGCAGTACATATCGAGCTAGCCTCGGACTTATCGACAGATGTGTTTTTGGCTGCCTATAAACGTTTCATTGCACGTCGAGGACGTTCCTCGGACATCTACAGCGATTGTGGCACCAACTTTGTTGGGGCACGAAATCAGCTCTCCGAACTACAACAACTCCTCACGTCGTCTTCCCATCAAACAACAGTGGCTTCATCGCTCGCACATCTTGGTGTGACTTGGCATTTCAACCCGCCAGCTGCTCCTCACTTTGGGGGTTTATGGGAAGCGGGTGTCAAGTCGTTCAAGTCCCATTTGAGGAGGGTGATAGGAGAGCAGATCCTAACGTACGAGGAGTTAAACACAGTATTGGCTCAGGTTGAAGCAGTGTTGAACTCAAGGCCGTTGTGTCCCCTCAGTGCGGATCCCAAGGACTTCACTCCTCTGACCCCAGGCCATTTCCTGACGCTGGAACCGTTAGTGACAATACCCGAACCAGATTTACGTCAGGTAAAAATGAACTGTTTGCATCGCTGGCAGCTTGTATCCCGACTACATCAAGATTTCTGGCATCGCTGGCATCGGGATTACCTGCACACGCTGCAACAACGTAGCAAATGGCAGAAAAGGGCGTCAGGTCTTGCCCCCAACCAGATGGTGCTGGTCAAGGAAGACAGGCTTCCACCTCTGCAATGGCCGCTGGGGCGCATTGTTGATCTTCATCATGGAACGGACGGCGTGGCACGAGTGGCCACTGTACGCACTGTCACAGGCACTGTCAAACGGCCAGCAGTGAAATTATGCCCGCTCCCCTGTGACTGTTGA